In Excalfactoria chinensis isolate bCotChi1 chromosome 20, bCotChi1.hap2, whole genome shotgun sequence, a genomic segment contains:
- the INTS11 gene encoding integrator complex subunit 11 isoform X2, translating to MPEIKVTPLGAGQDVGRSCILVSIAGKNVMLDCGMHMGYNDDRRFPDFSYITQNGRLTDFLDCVIISHFHLDHCGALPYFSEMVGYDGPIYMTHPTKAICPILLEDYRKITVDKKGETNFFTSQMIKDCMKKVLTVHLHQTVQVDEELEIKAYYAGHVLGAAMFQIKVGCESVVYTGDYNMTPDRHLGAAWIDKCRPDLLITESTYATTIRDSKRCRERDFLKKVHETVERGGKVLIPVFALGRAQELCILLETFWERMNLKAPIYFSTGLTEKANHYYKLFITWTNQKIRKTFVQRNMFEFKHIKAFDRAFADNPGPMVVFATPGMLHAGQSLQIFRKWAGNEKNMVIMPGYCVQGTVGHKILSGQRKLEMEGRQILEVKMQVEYMSFSAHADAKGIMQLIRHAEPRNVLLVHGEAKKMEFLKQKIEQEFHVNCYMPANGETTTIFTNPSIPVDISLGLLKRETAIGLPDAKKPKLMHGTLIMKDNSFRLVSPEQALKEMGLAEHQLRFTCRVHIQDPRKEHETVLRVYNHLKGILKDYSVQHLPDGSITVESILIQATAHSEDQGTKVLLVSWTYQDEELGSYLTSLLKKGLPPSTS from the exons ATGCCCGAAATCAAGGTGACACCGCTGG GTGCCGGGCAGGACGTGGGGCGCAGCTGTATCCTGGTGTCCATCGCGGGGAAGAACGTGATGCTGGACTGCGGGATGCACATGGGATACAACGATGAT AGGCGCTTTCCTGACTTTTCCTACATTACTCAGAACGGGAGGCTGACTGACTTTCTAGACTGTGTGATCATCAG CCACTTCCACTTGGACCATTGTGGAGCTCTCCCCTATTTCAGTGAGATGGTCGGCTACGATGGGCCCATTTATATGACACATCCTACCAAGGCTATCTGTCCTATCCTCCTGGAGGACTACAGGAAAATAACTGTAGAtaaaaaaggggaaacaaaCTTCTTCACGTCCCAAATGATTAAAGACTGTATGAAAAAAGTGCTGACTGTACATCTTCACCAGACAGTTCAG GTGGATGAGGAGCTGGAGATCAAGGCATACTATGCAGGCCACGTGCTGGGAGCAGCCATGTTCCAAATCAAGGTTGGATGTGAGTCAGTTGTGTACACT GGTGATTATAACATGACACCAGACAGACATCTAGG tgctgcctGGATTGATAAGTGTCGCCCTGATTTATTAATAACAGAATCTACCTATGCCACAACTATCAGAGATTCCAAACGCTGCAGAGAAAGAGACTTCCTGAAGAAAGTGCATGAGACTGTAGAACGAGGAGGAAAG GTTCTTATCCCAGTTTTTGCCCTTGGTCGTGCCCAGGAACTTTGCATTTTATTGGAAACGTTCTG GGAAAGAATGAACTTGAAAGctccaatttatttttccactggGCTGACAGAGAAGGCTAATCATTATTACAAGCTCTTCATCACATGGACTAATCAGAAGATCCGCAAAACGTTTGTGCAGAGAAACATGTTTGAGTTCAAACACATCAAAGCATTTGATCGAGCCTTTGCAGATAATCCAGGACCAATG GTAGTGTTTGCAACCCCTGGTATGCTTCATGCAGGGCAGTCCTTGCAGATCTTCAGGAAATGGGCAGGGAACGAAAAGAATATG GTCATCATGCCGGGCTATTGCGTGCAGGGAACGGTGGGCCATAAGATTCTGAGTGGACAACGCAAGCTGGAAATGGAGGGAAGGCAAATA CTGGAAGTAAAGATGCAGGTAGAGtacatgtccttcagtgcccATGCTGATGCCAAGGGAATAATGCAGCTGATTCGCCACGCTGAGCCACGCAATGTCCTGCTGGTCCATGgggaagcaaagaaaatggagtttctgaagcagaagatAGAGCAGGAATTTC ATGTCAACTGTTACATGCCTGCAAATGGAGAGACCACAACTATATTTACCAATCCCAGCATCCCAGTGGACATCTCCTTGGGACTCTTGAAGAGAGAAACAGCAATAG GTCTACCAGATGCCAAGAAGCCAAAGCTTATGCATGGCACGCTGATTATGAAGGATAAC agcttcCGCCTGGTTTCTCCTGAGCAGGCCCTGAAGGAGATGGGCCTTGCAGAACACCAGCTGCGCTTCACCTGCCGCGTTCACATTCAGGACCCACGGAAAGAACACGAGACTGTGCTCCGTGTATACAACCATCTCAAAGG GATCCTGAAGGATTACTCAGTGCAGC
- the INTS11 gene encoding integrator complex subunit 11 isoform X1, producing the protein MPEIKVTPLGAGQDVGRSCILVSIAGKNVMLDCGMHMGYNDDRRFPDFSYITQNGRLTDFLDCVIISHFHLDHCGALPYFSEMVGYDGPIYMTHPTKAICPILLEDYRKITVDKKGETNFFTSQMIKDCMKKVLTVHLHQTVQVDEELEIKAYYAGHVLGAAMFQIKVGCESVVYTGDYNMTPDRHLGAAWIDKCRPDLLITESTYATTIRDSKRCRERDFLKKVHETVERGGKVLIPVFALGRAQELCILLETFWERMNLKAPIYFSTGLTEKANHYYKLFITWTNQKIRKTFVQRNMFEFKHIKAFDRAFADNPGPMVVFATPGMLHAGQSLQIFRKWAGNEKNMVIMPGYCVQGTVGHKILSGQRKLEMEGRQILEVKMQVEYMSFSAHADAKGIMQLIRHAEPRNVLLVHGEAKKMEFLKQKIEQEFHVNCYMPANGETTTIFTNPSIPVDISLGLLKRETAIGLPDAKKPKLMHGTLIMKDNSFRLVSPEQALKEMGLAEHQLRFTCRVHIQDPRKEHETVLRVYNHLKGILKDYSVQHLPDGSITVESILIQATAHSEDQGTKVLLVSWTYQDEELGSYLTSLLKKGLPPSTS; encoded by the exons ATGCCCGAAATCAAGGTGACACCGCTGG GTGCCGGGCAGGACGTGGGGCGCAGCTGTATCCTGGTGTCCATCGCGGGGAAGAACGTGATGCTGGACTGCGGGATGCACATGGGATACAACGATGAT AGGCGCTTTCCTGACTTTTCCTACATTACTCAGAACGGGAGGCTGACTGACTTTCTAGACTGTGTGATCATCAG CCACTTCCACTTGGACCATTGTGGAGCTCTCCCCTATTTCAGTGAGATGGTCGGCTACGATGGGCCCATTTATATGACACATCCTACCAAGGCTATCTGTCCTATCCTCCTGGAGGACTACAGGAAAATAACTGTAGAtaaaaaaggggaaacaaaCTTCTTCACGTCCCAAATGATTAAAGACTGTATGAAAAAAGTGCTGACTGTACATCTTCACCAGACAGTTCAG GTGGATGAGGAGCTGGAGATCAAGGCATACTATGCAGGCCACGTGCTGGGAGCAGCCATGTTCCAAATCAAGGTTGGATGTGAGTCAGTTGTGTACACT GGTGATTATAACATGACACCAGACAGACATCTAGG tgctgcctGGATTGATAAGTGTCGCCCTGATTTATTAATAACAGAATCTACCTATGCCACAACTATCAGAGATTCCAAACGCTGCAGAGAAAGAGACTTCCTGAAGAAAGTGCATGAGACTGTAGAACGAGGAGGAAAG GTTCTTATCCCAGTTTTTGCCCTTGGTCGTGCCCAGGAACTTTGCATTTTATTGGAAACGTTCTG GGAAAGAATGAACTTGAAAGctccaatttatttttccactggGCTGACAGAGAAGGCTAATCATTATTACAAGCTCTTCATCACATGGACTAATCAGAAGATCCGCAAAACGTTTGTGCAGAGAAACATGTTTGAGTTCAAACACATCAAAGCATTTGATCGAGCCTTTGCAGATAATCCAGGACCAATGGTAG TGTTTGCAACCCCTGGTATGCTTCATGCAGGGCAGTCCTTGCAGATCTTCAGGAAATGGGCAGGGAACGAAAAGAATATG GTCATCATGCCGGGCTATTGCGTGCAGGGAACGGTGGGCCATAAGATTCTGAGTGGACAACGCAAGCTGGAAATGGAGGGAAGGCAAATA CTGGAAGTAAAGATGCAGGTAGAGtacatgtccttcagtgcccATGCTGATGCCAAGGGAATAATGCAGCTGATTCGCCACGCTGAGCCACGCAATGTCCTGCTGGTCCATGgggaagcaaagaaaatggagtttctgaagcagaagatAGAGCAGGAATTTC ATGTCAACTGTTACATGCCTGCAAATGGAGAGACCACAACTATATTTACCAATCCCAGCATCCCAGTGGACATCTCCTTGGGACTCTTGAAGAGAGAAACAGCAATAG GTCTACCAGATGCCAAGAAGCCAAAGCTTATGCATGGCACGCTGATTATGAAGGATAAC agcttcCGCCTGGTTTCTCCTGAGCAGGCCCTGAAGGAGATGGGCCTTGCAGAACACCAGCTGCGCTTCACCTGCCGCGTTCACATTCAGGACCCACGGAAAGAACACGAGACTGTGCTCCGTGTATACAACCATCTCAAAGG GATCCTGAAGGATTACTCAGTGCAGC
- the CPTP gene encoding ceramide-1-phosphate transfer protein → MAAAQGAFSLREVMAAFQACVTEQREVLLGPYLRGWRGLVRFLNGLGAIFSFISKDAVAKIQIMESYCGGERREEYRTVQSMVLYELNGGLVDLQRRSAHPDSGCRTVLRLHRALRWLQLFLEGLRTARQDASTSAICTDSYNASLAAYHPWVVRKAATVAFCTLPSRDAFLEVMNVGGPEEAVEMLGDALPHIRDVYGITEELYAQHRLLDLP, encoded by the exons atggcggcggcgcAGGGAGCGTTCAGCTTGCGGGAGGTGATGGCCGCCTTCCAGGCGTGCGTGACGGAGCAGCGCGAGGTGCTGCTGGGCCCGTATCTCCGCGGCTGGCGGGGGCTCGTACG CTTCCTGAACGGTTTGGGCGCCATCTTCTCCTTCATCTCGAAAGACGCGGTGGCTAAAATCCAGATCATGGAGAGCTACTGCGGAGGGGAGCGGAGGGAGGAGTACCGCACCGTGCAGTCCATGGTGCTCTACGAGCTCAACGGAGGGCTGGTCGACTTACAACGGCGTTCGGCCCACCCCGATTCGGGTTGCAGGACCGTCCTGCGGCTGCACCGGGCCTTGCGttggctgcagctcttcctcgAGGGGCTCCGCACCGCCCGGCAGGACGCCAGCACTTCGGCCATCTGCACGGACAGCTACAACGCCTCGTTGGCCGCTTATCATCCCTGGGTCGTCCGTAAGGCCGCTACCGTCGCCTTTTGCACGTTGCCGTCCCGAGACGCTTTCCTGGAGGTGATGAACGTAGGAGGCCCCGAGGAGGCCGTGGAGATGCTGGGCGATGCTCTGCCCCACATCCGAGATGTGTACGGCATCACGGAGGAGCTGTATGCACAGCACCGCCTGCTGGACCTGCCTTGA